The following are encoded in a window of Pseudobdellovibrionaceae bacterium genomic DNA:
- a CDS encoding ABC-F family ATP-binding cassette domain-containing protein: MSENLLQLIDAEKAYGTRVLFTGATVSINRDEHIGVIGPNGAGKSTFFKILTGDESMDKGRLVRSKELSLGYLSQHDHWNEGETGNQFLERTTTIPLWEVKSRGRELKVSEEMLDKPITSLSGGYRMRVKLLALLGQAPNLMLLDEPTNYLDLETTLLLERFLQSFDGAFLLISHDREFLRRTTDHTLEIEAGEFMKFPGNIDDYFEQKELLAEQLRARAANLADKRASVMEFITRFGAKATKARQAQSKMKQLEKMEVIEIKPLRASAVIKIPKPTHTGEQVLQVENAHIGYGERKILTNVNLRIKREDHIGIVGYNGVGKSTLLKSLAGTLAPQSGEVKPGHNVRIAFFHQHVVEALDPRDDVYSSLAAGAHPEVLRQEILDMAGSLLFSGDDVKKPISVLSGGECSRVALGRVLLQKAPVLILDEPTNHLDFQTVEALTQALHAYPGTLITVSHDRGFIQRVANKIVEIKDGDAHLYPGTYEEYVWRIQKELSAEDVDAAPVVAATKSAPEGAVAKPTSSGTQSYQEKKEAEKKRRQDERRLKSVEEEMSYLQPLITGLTDKLSGGLQGPELQSAIKDLGEKTERMNTLEQEWLELSETLAAK, from the coding sequence GTGTCGGAAAATCTGCTGCAGCTCATTGATGCCGAAAAAGCCTACGGAACGCGCGTCCTGTTCACGGGCGCGACCGTTTCCATCAATCGTGATGAGCATATTGGCGTCATCGGCCCCAACGGCGCGGGGAAGTCGACCTTTTTCAAGATCCTGACCGGTGATGAGTCCATGGACAAAGGGCGGCTCGTCCGTTCCAAGGAGCTCTCGCTCGGTTATCTTTCACAGCACGATCATTGGAACGAAGGCGAAACCGGCAATCAATTCCTGGAGCGCACGACGACGATCCCCCTGTGGGAAGTGAAATCCCGTGGCCGCGAATTGAAAGTCAGCGAAGAGATGCTGGATAAGCCGATCACGTCCCTCAGCGGCGGCTACCGTATGCGCGTGAAGTTGCTGGCGCTACTGGGCCAAGCGCCGAACCTCATGCTGCTGGATGAGCCGACGAACTATTTGGATCTTGAAACGACGCTGCTCCTTGAGCGCTTTTTGCAAAGCTTTGACGGCGCGTTCCTGCTGATCAGCCACGACCGCGAGTTCCTGCGCCGCACGACCGACCATACGCTTGAAATCGAAGCGGGCGAGTTCATGAAGTTCCCCGGCAACATCGACGACTACTTCGAGCAGAAAGAGCTTTTGGCCGAGCAGCTGCGTGCGCGGGCGGCCAACTTGGCGGACAAACGCGCCTCGGTCATGGAGTTCATCACCCGCTTCGGCGCGAAGGCGACCAAGGCCCGCCAAGCGCAGTCGAAGATGAAGCAGCTCGAAAAGATGGAAGTCATCGAGATCAAACCGCTGCGCGCTTCGGCGGTGATCAAGATCCCGAAGCCCACCCACACGGGCGAGCAGGTGCTGCAGGTCGAAAACGCCCATATCGGCTACGGTGAGCGTAAGATCCTGACGAACGTGAATTTGCGGATCAAACGCGAGGACCACATCGGGATCGTCGGTTACAACGGTGTCGGGAAGTCGACGTTACTCAAGTCGCTGGCCGGAACACTCGCGCCCCAAAGCGGCGAGGTGAAACCCGGCCACAACGTCCGCATCGCCTTCTTCCACCAGCACGTGGTCGAGGCGCTCGATCCCCGCGATGACGTTTACTCGTCGCTCGCGGCGGGCGCGCATCCGGAAGTTCTACGCCAAGAGATTCTCGACATGGCGGGGTCGCTTCTTTTCTCGGGCGACGACGTCAAAAAGCCGATCTCCGTTTTGTCGGGAGGGGAGTGCAGCCGCGTGGCGCTCGGCCGCGTCCTTCTGCAAAAAGCCCCGGTCCTCATTCTCGATGAGCCGACGAACCATCTCGATTTTCAAACCGTCGAAGCGTTGACCCAGGCGCTGCACGCTTATCCGGGCACGCTCATCACCGTCAGCCACGACCGAGGCTTCATCCAGCGGGTGGCGAACAAGATCGTCGAGATCAAAGACGGCGACGCCCATCTTTACCCCGGCACTTACGAAGAGTACGTCTGGCGCATCCAAAAGGAGTTGAGCGCCGAGGACGTCGACGCCGCGCCCGTGGTCGCGGCGACGAAGTCGGCGCCGGAGGGCGCGGTGGCGAAGCCGACCTCCTCCGGAACCCAGTCCTACCAGGAGAAAAAAGAAGCCGAGAAAAAGCGCCGTCAAGACGAGCGTCGCTTGAAGTCCGTGGAAGAGGAGATGAGCTATCTTCAGCCTTTGATCACGGGCCTGACCGACAAGCTGAGCGGGGGCCTGCAAGGTCCGGAGCTGCAATCGGCGATCAAAGATTTGGGCGAAAAAACCGAGCGCATGAACACGCTCGAGCAAGAGTGGCTGGAACTCAGCGAAACGCTGGCCGCGAAATAA
- a CDS encoding SDR family NAD(P)-dependent oxidoreductase: protein MKDRVIFGATSAIAVGVAQIWARRGDQLTLVGRNGNRLAAIAKDLQSRGASQVEVIVMDFSDPIKLWEQVEEFFGEKERVDTLLVAQGFMGYGSEQDLKPKRVHDILDVNFESAAMVLLAAKSHFIKNNYGTMAAFSAVEGDVGRSTTYLYGSAKAALKVLLSGLREELTPKGVKVTTIIPARVETPLNKDVPRDGRFWTNVEKVAQDIAYKIDEGANVYTPIVWKFISWLRRVLPEGLARKLKV, encoded by the coding sequence ATGAAGGATCGTGTCATCTTTGGGGCCACGTCCGCGATTGCCGTCGGCGTCGCCCAGATTTGGGCGCGTCGCGGGGATCAATTGACCCTCGTCGGCCGCAACGGAAATCGCCTGGCGGCCATCGCCAAAGACCTGCAAAGTCGTGGGGCCTCGCAGGTCGAAGTCATCGTCATGGATTTCAGCGATCCCATCAAACTCTGGGAGCAAGTCGAGGAGTTCTTCGGCGAGAAAGAGCGCGTGGATACGCTGCTCGTCGCCCAGGGCTTCATGGGCTACGGTTCCGAGCAAGATCTGAAGCCCAAACGCGTTCACGACATCTTGGACGTGAACTTCGAGTCGGCGGCGATGGTTCTTTTGGCCGCGAAATCCCACTTCATCAAAAACAACTACGGCACCATGGCGGCGTTCAGCGCGGTCGAAGGGGACGTGGGGCGTTCGACGACCTATCTTTACGGTTCCGCGAAGGCCGCCCTGAAGGTGCTGCTTTCGGGACTGCGTGAGGAGCTCACCCCGAAGGGCGTGAAGGTCACGACGATCATTCCCGCGCGGGTCGAGACGCCGCTGAATAAAGACGTTCCGCGCGACGGTCGCTTTTGGACGAACGTGGAAAAGGTCGCCCAGGACATCGCCTACAAAATCGATGAAGGTGCCAACGTCTATACGCCGATTGTTTGGAAGTTCATCAGCTGGCTTCGCCGCGTTCTGCCCGAGGGCCTGGCCCGTAAACTCAAAGTTTAG
- a CDS encoding class I SAM-dependent methyltransferase, protein MIDRGLNYGRHLISKYSAQALTGVMNPQVLDVGAGSGTDLELVRGGSPTASLHAIESYPPNVEKLRQMNCQAHPLNLEVDRFPFENESLDLVIANQVLEHTKEIFWICHEVSRTLKVGGHFLIGVPNLASFHNRGLLLLGRQPTAIQTASAHIRGFTKHDILRFFGRCFPEGYELVAFGGSNFYPFPAAIAKPLAAIWGGGAVSIFLLLRKKSAYGRSFVEYPVVERLETNYFLGSPN, encoded by the coding sequence ATGATTGATCGCGGATTGAACTACGGCCGTCACTTGATTTCAAAATACTCGGCTCAAGCTTTGACTGGGGTCATGAATCCACAGGTGCTGGATGTGGGGGCTGGTTCCGGAACGGATCTCGAGTTGGTTCGCGGTGGATCGCCGACGGCAAGCCTTCATGCCATTGAAAGCTATCCGCCGAATGTCGAGAAGCTGCGACAGATGAATTGCCAGGCCCACCCGTTGAATCTCGAGGTGGACAGATTTCCTTTCGAGAACGAAAGCCTGGATTTAGTTATCGCGAATCAGGTCTTGGAGCATACGAAAGAGATCTTCTGGATCTGTCATGAGGTTTCGCGCACACTGAAGGTCGGTGGTCATTTCTTGATTGGCGTTCCTAATTTGGCTTCCTTCCACAATCGGGGGCTTTTGCTATTGGGGCGTCAGCCCACCGCGATCCAAACAGCCTCGGCACATATTCGCGGTTTCACGAAACACGATATTTTGCGCTTCTTTGGTCGATGTTTTCCGGAAGGTTATGAGCTTGTTGCGTTCGGAGGCAGCAATTTCTATCCGTTTCCCGCGGCCATTGCCAAACCGCTGGCGGCAATATGGGGCGGAGGTGCGGTGAGTATCTTTCTGCTTCTTCGTAAGAAGTCGGCCTATGGGCGTAGCTTTGTTGAATATCCGGTCGTCGAGCGGTTGGAAACCAACTATTTCTTAGGCTCACCGAATTGA
- a CDS encoding O-antigen ligase family protein, with amino-acid sequence MSHMTLQNLTDQTSNTGALVKTTNVFLSLFAVSTLISQTAMDFFSALFVFGVLILAARDSRYRAWVLRRTGLEWFAGLWFGATLLSLLWNTDRVPDLQWMKLLDFRWLLVAVAAGRHLSFIRVSEYTIRAHFVPYVLACLWAISIFFLKYDPLQPGAVLDAFPDGTVRTGGFLQQAIVFAQLYGLWLMIPIGILIQDLPRFEALRSSGPRGTIWMGAVIFGSLAILLSFTRGVWMAVPIASVVILSLRRWTWALVGALLGLVSVVGLMLSWPALNDRILQAFQGGDTERLWIWRANWEMWKDSPLFGVGYNQNVQLLTEYYAKVEAPPGLLVSHAHNQFLHILTGTGVFGMLAYAGFWIFSLIGGFRLYRNLSPKQKFARGMTLGVIGAICVFLFGGAFESNFEHAKMRLTLALVLGLLVALRDGLQFGEPKK; translated from the coding sequence GTGTCCCACATGACTTTGCAAAATCTGACTGACCAAACTTCAAACACTGGCGCGCTCGTGAAAACCACGAATGTGTTTTTATCTTTGTTCGCGGTGTCCACGCTGATCTCGCAGACGGCGATGGATTTCTTCTCGGCGCTTTTCGTGTTTGGGGTTTTGATCTTGGCGGCGCGCGACTCGCGCTATCGCGCGTGGGTCTTGCGTCGTACGGGGCTCGAGTGGTTCGCGGGGCTTTGGTTCGGCGCCACCCTTTTATCTTTGCTTTGGAACACGGACCGCGTTCCCGATCTCCAGTGGATGAAACTTCTAGATTTCCGTTGGCTGCTGGTTGCGGTGGCGGCGGGCCGCCATCTCAGCTTTATTCGTGTGAGTGAATACACTATCCGTGCGCACTTCGTGCCCTACGTCCTCGCATGCTTGTGGGCCATCTCTATTTTCTTTTTGAAGTACGATCCCTTGCAACCCGGCGCCGTCCTCGACGCCTTTCCGGACGGCACCGTGCGCACCGGTGGTTTTCTGCAACAGGCGATCGTCTTCGCGCAGTTGTACGGGTTATGGCTCATGATTCCCATCGGGATCTTGATTCAAGACCTGCCGCGCTTCGAAGCTCTACGCTCCAGCGGCCCGCGTGGCACGATCTGGATGGGCGCCGTGATTTTTGGAAGTCTCGCGATTTTGCTCAGTTTTACTCGTGGCGTATGGATGGCGGTCCCGATTGCCAGCGTAGTCATTTTAAGTCTTCGCCGATGGACATGGGCCCTGGTGGGTGCGCTCCTTGGACTCGTGAGTGTCGTGGGTCTTATGCTTTCCTGGCCCGCGCTCAATGACCGTATCCTGCAGGCCTTTCAAGGCGGAGATACGGAAAGACTGTGGATCTGGCGCGCAAACTGGGAAATGTGGAAGGACTCACCACTCTTCGGCGTGGGCTACAACCAGAATGTGCAACTGCTCACGGAGTATTACGCAAAAGTCGAAGCTCCCCCCGGTCTGCTCGTCAGCCACGCCCACAACCAGTTTTTGCATATCCTTACGGGCACCGGAGTTTTCGGAATGCTCGCCTACGCTGGTTTTTGGATCTTTAGTTTGATCGGGGGATTTCGACTGTATCGAAACCTCTCACCTAAACAAAAATTCGCACGGGGAATGACTCTCGGAGTAATCGGAGCGATTTGCGTCTTTCTTTTCGGCGGTGCCTTTGAAAGCAATTTCGAACACGCGAAAATGCGCCTGACCCTCGCCTTGGTTCTTGGCCTGCTCGTCGCACTTCGCGACGGCCTTCAATTCGGTGAGCCTAAGAAATAG
- a CDS encoding tRNA pseudouridine(65) synthase TruC produces the protein MSETSSIDFQYRVLSICEDFVVIDKPEGYHVHPPEDDHQRKFVSPEKVVLSNLRRQLGLYLYPVHRLDVATSGVLVFALSKEMARAYSRLQDLGRIEKTYHLICRGWTEDEFDVDLELELDSTKAKVPSLTKFRSLARFEVEALPGGKYPRSRYALLEARPVTGRWHQIRRHLNRVSRPIIGDNDHGDSRHNRYFREKFGIGGLCLRAIQSRLNFECGRQEMFAAEPTPKWEKIYDFVRAHEVHAPDLSSGGSCRPRMDLEM, from the coding sequence ATGTCCGAAACTTCCTCGATTGATTTTCAGTACCGCGTGCTCTCGATCTGCGAGGACTTCGTCGTCATCGACAAGCCCGAGGGTTATCACGTGCACCCGCCCGAGGACGATCACCAGCGGAAGTTCGTAAGCCCCGAGAAAGTCGTGCTTTCCAACCTTCGCCGACAGCTCGGACTCTATTTGTACCCCGTGCACCGATTGGACGTGGCGACCAGCGGAGTCCTCGTCTTTGCTTTATCTAAAGAGATGGCCCGCGCCTACTCCCGACTCCAAGATCTCGGACGCATTGAGAAGACTTATCATCTCATCTGCCGAGGGTGGACCGAGGATGAGTTCGACGTGGACCTGGAGCTCGAGTTGGACTCAACGAAGGCCAAGGTGCCGTCGCTGACGAAGTTCCGCTCCCTCGCCCGCTTCGAAGTCGAAGCGCTACCGGGTGGAAAGTATCCGCGTTCACGCTACGCACTTCTCGAAGCCCGTCCGGTCACGGGCCGCTGGCACCAGATCCGCCGTCACTTGAACCGCGTCTCGCGTCCGATCATCGGCGACAACGATCACGGCGACTCGCGCCACAATCGCTACTTCCGCGAGAAATTCGGAATCGGCGGTTTGTGTTTACGGGCGATACAATCTCGTCTGAATTTCGAATGCGGTCGGCAAGAGATGTTCGCGGCCGAGCCCACGCCCAAATGGGAAAAGATCTACGACTTCGTTCGCGCCCACGAGGTCCACGCGCCCGATCTTTCCAGCGGCGGCAGCTGCCGCCCGCGCATGGATCTGGAAATGTAA
- a CDS encoding DUF475 domain-containing protein: MSTAPNSLAHKSYLSFFTGSFIISALGLVLAGFLGWLEHQTVGHALQFVFLCFVLSLLEVSISFDNAVVNATVLRKMTPIWQRRFLTWGILIAVFGMRLVFPLLIVCISAAVGPIEALKIATFEPQRYADMMMAVHHEVAAYGGSFLALVALKYFFDSSKEVHWIRVIEEPLAKWGRVDVIEVGIVLVGLWVLSKTLPPTEGFAVLQAGVAGIITFVGVEALGEMLQSPEGDNIDPHKASLGMFLYLEVLDASFSFDGVIGAFAITNHLFLIAIGLGIGALFVRSLTIMMVEKGALDAFVYLEHGAFWAVGALATIMFLGIHFHIPEVITGLIGIAFIGLAIWSSFRLAKRNQEQA, translated from the coding sequence ATGTCCACGGCACCGAATAGCCTTGCCCATAAGTCTTACCTTTCGTTTTTCACCGGATCTTTCATCATCTCGGCGCTGGGTCTGGTCCTGGCGGGTTTCCTGGGCTGGCTCGAGCACCAGACCGTGGGCCATGCGCTGCAGTTCGTTTTCCTGTGCTTCGTTTTGTCCCTTCTTGAAGTTTCGATCTCTTTCGATAACGCCGTCGTGAACGCCACCGTCCTGCGCAAGATGACGCCCATCTGGCAGCGTCGCTTCCTGACGTGGGGGATTCTGATCGCGGTCTTCGGGATGCGTTTGGTGTTTCCGCTTTTGATTGTGTGCATCTCGGCGGCCGTCGGCCCGATCGAGGCGCTGAAGATCGCGACCTTCGAACCCCAACGTTACGCGGACATGATGATGGCCGTGCACCACGAGGTCGCGGCCTACGGGGGATCGTTCCTGGCGCTCGTCGCGCTGAAATACTTCTTCGACTCCAGCAAAGAGGTCCACTGGATCCGCGTGATCGAAGAGCCGCTCGCGAAATGGGGCCGCGTCGACGTCATCGAAGTCGGCATCGTGCTGGTGGGCCTTTGGGTGTTGTCGAAGACCTTGCCGCCGACGGAAGGCTTCGCGGTCTTGCAAGCGGGCGTGGCCGGGATCATCACGTTCGTCGGCGTGGAAGCGCTGGGCGAGATGCTGCAATCGCCCGAGGGTGACAACATCGATCCGCACAAAGCCTCGCTGGGCATGTTCCTTTACCTGGAAGTTTTGGATGCATCCTTCAGCTTCGACGGGGTCATCGGGGCCTTCGCGATCACCAATCACCTGTTCCTGATCGCCATCGGTTTGGGAATCGGGGCCCTGTTCGTGCGTTCGCTCACCATCATGATGGTCGAGAAGGGGGCGCTCGACGCCTTCGTTTACCTTGAGCACGGCGCCTTCTGGGCGGTCGGGGCGCTCGCCACGATCATGTTCTTGGGCATCCACTTCCATATCCCCGAGGTCATCACGGGCCTGATCGGGATCGCGTTCATCGGACTTGCGATCTGGTCGAGCTTCCGCTTGGCGAAACGGAATCAGGAGCAGGCATGA
- a CDS encoding RlmE family RNA methyltransferase codes for MAFNPKDHYFKKAKKENFVARSIYKLDEIDKKLRLIKSGDRVLDLGASPGSWSQYASAKVGDRGVVLGVDLSPVTVSMKNSEFLQGNALEMDWKTILEERGLADGFNIVMSDMAPKTTGIRMTDQARSTELCMWALDIALERLKPHGHFICKLFHSDDFQLLKKRIVENFAKFEAVKPHSTRSQSKEIFLVGIDRKKT; via the coding sequence ATGGCGTTTAACCCCAAAGATCACTATTTCAAAAAAGCGAAGAAGGAAAACTTCGTCGCGCGCTCGATTTATAAACTGGACGAGATCGACAAAAAACTCCGCCTGATCAAATCGGGGGACCGCGTTCTGGACTTGGGTGCCTCGCCCGGCAGCTGGTCGCAGTATGCTTCCGCGAAGGTGGGGGATCGCGGTGTGGTTTTGGGCGTGGACCTTTCGCCCGTCACCGTGAGCATGAAAAACTCCGAATTCCTGCAGGGGAATGCGCTCGAGATGGATTGGAAGACGATCCTGGAAGAGCGGGGACTTGCGGACGGCTTCAACATCGTGATGTCGGACATGGCCCCCAAGACCACGGGCATCCGCATGACCGATCAGGCGCGTTCGACGGAACTGTGTATGTGGGCGCTGGATATCGCGCTCGAGCGCTTGAAGCCCCACGGACATTTCATCTGTAAACTCTTTCACAGCGACGACTTCCAGCTTCTGAAAAAACGCATCGTCGAGAATTTCGCGAAGTTCGAAGCGGTGAAGCCCCACAGTACGCGTTCGCAGTCGAAAGAGATTTTCCTGGTCGGGATCGACCGCAAAAAAACATGA
- a CDS encoding RNA pseudouridine synthase codes for MIPILFENSEVVLVDKPAEMLSVPSRFADDPRPILGRVLEEQLGRRLWPVHRLDFEVSGLMAFALSAGAHKKLNGAFERREVHKTYVALAPAVNEQPKGVLFEWRSQILRGKKRSYESEQGQEAITHAEWRREGISAPAGFVNLREWWLTPLTGKPHQLRFEMFKQGLPIVGDELYGSDIPWNIEGIALRAVRVEWPHALASELKLPPVSEVAGFEFTEL; via the coding sequence ATGATTCCTATACTCTTTGAAAATTCCGAAGTTGTTCTGGTCGACAAGCCGGCCGAGATGCTGAGCGTCCCGAGCCGTTTTGCCGACGATCCGCGCCCGATCCTGGGGCGCGTGCTTGAGGAGCAGTTGGGCCGCCGTCTGTGGCCCGTGCACCGACTGGATTTTGAGGTTTCGGGACTCATGGCTTTCGCGCTGTCCGCGGGCGCGCACAAAAAACTCAATGGCGCTTTCGAGCGCCGCGAAGTTCACAAAACCTACGTGGCGCTCGCACCCGCGGTGAATGAGCAGCCGAAGGGCGTGCTGTTCGAATGGCGTAGCCAAATCCTGCGCGGTAAAAAGCGCAGCTACGAGAGCGAACAGGGGCAAGAGGCGATCACCCACGCCGAATGGCGCCGCGAAGGCATCAGCGCACCGGCGGGTTTCGTCAATCTGCGCGAATGGTGGCTGACCCCCTTGACCGGGAAGCCGCACCAGCTGCGTTTTGAAATGTTCAAGCAGGGACTGCCGATCGTGGGCGACGAGCTTTACGGAAGCGACATTCCCTGGAACATCGAAGGCATCGCGCTGCGCGCGGTGCGGGTCGAGTGGCCGCACGCACTGGCGAGCGAGTTGAAGCTCCCGCCCGTCAGTGAAGTCGCGGGCTTTGAATTCACCGAGTTGTGA